One genomic region from Marmota flaviventris isolate mMarFla1 chromosome 6, mMarFla1.hap1, whole genome shotgun sequence encodes:
- the Or11a1 gene encoding olfactory receptor 11A1 translates to MEIASLENQTIAEFVLLGFYDIPELHFLFFIVFTVVYAFIVIGNMLIIVVVISSQRLHTPMYFFLANLSFLEILYTSTVVPKMLEGFLQVAAISVTGCLTQFFIFGSLATAECFLLAVMAYDRFLAICYPLRYPLLMGPRWCMGLVVTAWLSGFMVDGLVVVLMAQLRFCGSNRIDHFYCDFMPLVVLACSDPRVAQVTTFVLSVVFLTVPFGLILTSYARIVVTVLRVPAGASRRKAFSTCSSHLAVVSTFYGTLMVLYIAPSAVHSQLLSKVFALLYTVVTPIFNPVIYTLRNKEVHQALQRLLQVKKMETVEERG, encoded by the coding sequence ATGGAAATTGCCTCCTTAGAAAACCAAACTATTGCTGAATTTGTCCTCCTTGGCTTCTATGACATCCCTGAGctgcatttccttttctttattgtgtTCACTGTTGTCTACGCCTTCATTGTCATAGGGAATATGCTGATCATTGTGGTGGTGATTAGCTCCCAGAGGCTGCacacgcccatgtacttcttTCTGGCTAATCTGTCCTTCCTGGAGATCCTTTATACATCCACAGTGGTGCCGAAAATGCTGGAGGGCTTCCTGCAGGTGGCAGCCATCTCTGTGACTGGTTGCTTGACCCAGTTCTTCATCTTTGGTTCTCTAGCCACAGCAGAATGCTTCCTACTGGCTGTTATGGCATATGATCGCTTCTTGGCAATCTGCTACCCACTTCGCTATCCACTCCTGATGGGGCCTAGATGGTGCATGGGGCTGGTGGTCACAGCCTGGCTGTCTGGCTTCATGGTAGATGGATTGGTTGTGGTCCTGATGGCCCAGCTGAGGTTCTGTGGCTCCAACCGCATCGATCACTTTTACTGTGACTTCATGCCTTTGGTGGTCCTGGCTTGCTCAGATCCCAGAGTAGCCCAGGTGACAACGTTTGTTCTCTCTGTAGTCTTCCTCACTGTTCCATTTGGACTGATTCTGACATCCTATGCTCGCATTGTGGTGACTGTGCTGAGAGTTCCTGCTGGGGCCAGCAGGAGAAAGGCTTTTTCCACATGCTCCTCCCACCTTGCTGTAGTGTCCACCTTCTATGGAACTCTCATGGTCTTGTACATCGCGCCCTCGGCTGTCCACTCCCAGCTCCTCTCCAAGGTCTTTGCCTTGCTCTATACTGTGGTCACTCCCATCTTCAATCCTGTCATCTACACCCTCAGGAACAAGGAGGTTCATCAGGCACTACAAAGGCTTCTTCAAGTTAAAAAAATGGAAACGGTTGAAGAAAGAGGGtag